A single Bufo bufo chromosome 6, aBufBuf1.1, whole genome shotgun sequence DNA region contains:
- the PRR15L gene encoding proline-rich protein 15-like protein, producing MAEPSHSWWKLTFLRKKKSTPKVVYESVVEHAGTEKAPDENPGDTNYTARLEKIVDKNTKGKHVKVSNSGRFKERKKVRPSLNETPGLCPEPSNGQ from the coding sequence ATGGCGGAGCCTTCACATAGTTGGTGGAAACTCACATTTCTCAGAAAAAAGAAATCCACGCCTAAAGTTGTCTATGAATCGGTTGTAGAACATGCAGGCACAGAGAAGGCACCAGATGAGAACCCAGGCGATACCAATTACACAGCGCGGTTAGAGAAAATTGTGGACAAAAACACGAAGGGTAAACATGTAAAGGTGTCCAACTCTGGGCGCTTTAAAGAAAGGAAGAAGGTCCGTCCCTCACTAAATGAGACACCTGGACTATGCCCTGAACCATCAAATGGACAGTGA